From a region of the Sminthopsis crassicaudata isolate SCR6 chromosome 6, ASM4859323v1, whole genome shotgun sequence genome:
- the LOC141545835 gene encoding interferon-induced transmembrane protein 1-like, with the protein MNMNQAVPLGQLNRAFSPPNYELLSEEPDLRPPGQDPASTTISVHSYEPPPKDFFVWSVFNTLYMNFCCLGFMALVFSVKARDRKLVGDLHAAQSYGATAKCLNICALTFSLLLVVVTVVTTSIILAA; encoded by the exons ATGAACATGAACCAGGCAGTCCCCTTGGGGCAGCTCAACCGAGCCTTTTCTCCCCCTAACTATGAGCTTCTCTCGGAGGAGCCAGATCTGCGGCCTCCGGGGCAGGACCCGGCCTCCACCACCATCAGCGTCCACTCCTACGAGCCTCCCCCGAAAGACTTCTTTGTCTGGTCCGTGTTCAACACGTTGTACATGAACTTCTGCTGCCTGGGCTTCATGGCCCTGGTGTTCTCCGTAAAG GCCAGGGACCGGAAGTTGGTGGGTGACCTGCACGCAGCCCAGAGCTACGGGGCCACAGCCAAGTGTCTCAACATCTGCGCTCTGACCTTCTCGCTTCTGCTGGTGGTCGTCACCGTGGTGACCACTAGCATCATCTTGGCAGCCTGA